One Pseudomonadota bacterium DNA window includes the following coding sequences:
- a CDS encoding ABC transporter substrate-binding protein — translation MRRLATAAVALAASVASMTVASADWSAVEAEAKGQTVYFNAWGGSDAINRYIAWAADETEARFGVTVEHVKIDDTAAVVARILAEQTAGRTSDGTVDLIWVNGENFRTLKSNGLLHGPWTQDAPNYALVDTEGKPTTTLDFGEPVDNLEAPWGMAQLVFMHDTARGAEHPTSMAELLAYAEANPGRVTYPNPPNFHGTTFIKQVLLELTDTPEALIAPASEAADIDAVLAPLWTFLDALHPHMWRQGENHPKDAQVMRQLLDDGEIDISLSFNPNEASRAIADGQLPETVRTYIHTGGTLGNTHFVAVPFNSSNAAGAKVFANFLMSADAQAEKANPDVWGDPSVLAQGKLSDTDRATFDALPLGVATLSPAELSPTLPEPHASWVGELEARWQQRYGG, via the coding sequence ATGAGACGACTTGCAACCGCCGCCGTGGCGCTCGCCGCCAGCGTGGCGTCGATGACCGTGGCCAGCGCCGACTGGTCCGCCGTCGAGGCCGAAGCCAAGGGTCAGACGGTGTACTTCAACGCCTGGGGCGGGTCGGACGCGATCAACCGCTACATCGCGTGGGCGGCTGACGAGACCGAGGCGCGCTTCGGCGTGACAGTCGAACACGTCAAGATTGACGACACCGCGGCGGTGGTCGCCCGCATCCTCGCCGAGCAGACCGCGGGCCGCACCAGCGACGGCACAGTCGACCTGATCTGGGTGAACGGCGAGAACTTCCGCACCCTGAAATCCAACGGTCTGCTGCACGGCCCGTGGACACAGGACGCGCCGAACTACGCGCTCGTCGACACCGAGGGCAAGCCGACCACAACCCTCGATTTCGGTGAGCCGGTCGACAACCTCGAGGCACCGTGGGGCATGGCTCAGCTGGTGTTCATGCACGACACCGCGCGCGGCGCCGAGCACCCGACCTCGATGGCCGAGCTGCTCGCCTACGCCGAGGCCAACCCAGGCCGGGTCACCTACCCCAACCCGCCCAACTTCCACGGCACGACCTTCATCAAGCAGGTGTTGCTCGAACTCACCGACACACCGGAGGCCTTGATCGCCCCGGCGTCCGAGGCCGCCGACATCGACGCCGTGCTCGCGCCGCTCTGGACTTTCCTCGATGCATTGCATCCGCACATGTGGCGACAAGGGGAAAACCACCCCAAGGACGCCCAGGTCATGCGGCAGCTGCTTGACGACGGCGAGATCGACATCTCGCTGAGCTTCAACCCGAACGAGGCCAGCCGGGCGATCGCCGACGGTCAACTGCCCGAAACCGTGCGCACCTATATCCACACCGGCGGCACGCTGGGCAACACCCACTTCGTCGCCGTGCCGTTCAACAGCAGCAACGCCGCCGGCGCGAAGGTGTTCGCGAACTTTCTGATGTCCGCCGACGCCCAGGCCGAGAAAGCCAATCCCGACGTCTGGGGCGATCCAAGCGTGCTCGCGCAAGGCAAACTCAGTGACACGGACCGCGCCACGTTCGACGCCCTGCCGCTCGGCGTCGCGACGCTGAGCCCGGCCGAACTCAGCCCGACGCTGCCCGAACCGCACGCCAGCTGGGTCGGTGAACTCGAGGCACGCTGGCAGCAACGCTACGGCGGATGA
- a CDS encoding ABC transporter permease — protein MSTHHRLAASATVVLTVVLPVAIGTAATVAISAGLISFSGSPVTGDVAWVALWQQPGVYRSLGLSVFTAVAGAALALLIAATALYATRRFVSAASLQSTLPVLLSVPHAAFAIGLAFLVAPSGWIARLVSPALTGWTRPPDIATVQDGFGLALTLGLALKEAPFLMLVLLAALNQVDHRRTLWIGRSLGYDEWQLWWRLLMPQLYRQIRLPLLVVLAYGLSVVDMARILGPSVPPTFAVQVTQWLSDPDIAKWPIGTTGALVLAATTALLAGLAVGLERALSRTLRVRRTDGVRARPLARRLLGVGLPTAALVLTCGALAVIVLWSLTWRWRFPSAFPDSISTAFWVRNLDAILAPALNTLVLAGASSALALVLSVALLESYQRLPRVWLPALYAPLLLPQLTFLFGIQSVLAYWRLDGKLVTVVWVHTVFVLPYTLLALAGYWQAYDQRLSTVSRTLSKRAWQTALQVKLPMLFRPLCFALAIGFSVSVAQYLSTLFVGAGRVPTLTTEAVGIAAGGDRRLVAVLAFVQMALPLALFALAFALPAWRHRHREGMRL, from the coding sequence ATGAGCACACACCACCGACTGGCGGCCTCTGCCACGGTGGTACTGACGGTCGTGCTGCCGGTTGCCATTGGCACTGCGGCGACCGTCGCAATCAGCGCCGGACTGATCTCCTTCTCCGGCAGCCCCGTCACCGGCGACGTGGCCTGGGTGGCGCTCTGGCAACAACCGGGCGTCTACCGCTCGCTGGGCCTGAGCGTCTTCACCGCCGTCGCAGGTGCGGCGCTCGCGCTGCTGATCGCGGCGACGGCGCTCTATGCCACCCGCCGGTTTGTCAGCGCCGCCTCGCTGCAATCGACGCTGCCGGTGCTGCTGTCCGTGCCGCACGCAGCCTTTGCCATCGGCCTCGCCTTCCTCGTCGCACCCAGCGGCTGGATTGCCCGGCTGGTGTCCCCCGCGCTCACCGGCTGGACCCGTCCCCCCGACATCGCCACGGTACAGGACGGCTTCGGACTCGCATTGACTCTCGGGCTCGCACTCAAGGAGGCGCCGTTTCTGATGCTGGTGCTGCTTGCGGCGCTCAACCAGGTCGATCACCGGCGCACGCTCTGGATCGGTCGCAGCCTCGGCTACGACGAGTGGCAACTGTGGTGGCGCCTGCTGATGCCGCAGTTGTACCGACAGATCCGTTTGCCGCTGCTGGTGGTGCTGGCCTACGGCCTGTCGGTGGTCGACATGGCACGCATCCTCGGCCCGAGTGTGCCGCCCACCTTTGCCGTGCAGGTCACCCAGTGGTTGAGCGACCCGGACATCGCAAAATGGCCGATCGGCACCACCGGCGCGCTGGTGCTGGCGGCGACCACCGCGCTGCTCGCCGGCCTCGCGGTCGGCCTCGAGCGCGCGCTGTCCCGCACGCTTCGGGTGCGCCGCACCGACGGCGTGCGCGCCCGTCCGCTGGCGCGGCGGCTGCTGGGCGTCGGCCTGCCCACAGCAGCGCTGGTGCTGACGTGCGGCGCACTCGCGGTGATCGTGCTGTGGTCGCTGACCTGGCGGTGGCGTTTCCCGTCCGCGTTCCCGGACAGCATCAGCACCGCGTTCTGGGTGCGCAACCTCGACGCCATCCTGGCACCGGCGCTGAACACCCTGGTGCTCGCAGGCGCCAGCAGTGCGCTCGCGCTGGTGCTGAGCGTGGCACTGTTGGAGAGCTATCAGCGCCTGCCGCGGGTGTGGCTGCCCGCGCTCTATGCGCCACTGCTGTTGCCCCAGCTCACCTTCCTGTTCGGCATTCAGAGCGTGCTGGCGTACTGGCGGCTCGACGGCAAACTGGTGACCGTGGTCTGGGTGCACACGGTGTTCGTCCTGCCCTACACCCTGCTTGCCCTCGCTGGCTACTGGCAAGCCTATGACCAGCGGCTCTCGACAGTCAGTCGCACCCTCAGCAAACGCGCCTGGCAGACGGCACTGCAGGTCAAACTGCCGATGCTGTTTCGACCGCTCTGCTTCGCGCTCGCCATCGGCTTCTCGGTCAGCGTTGCGCAATACCTCAGTACGCTGTTCGTCGGTGCCGGGCGGGTGCCCACGCTGACAACCGAGGCCGTCGGCATCGCTGCGGGCGGCGACCGACGACTGGTGGCAGTGTTGGCCTTTGTCCAGATGGCGCTGCCGCTCGCACTGTTTGCGCTCGCGTTTGCGCTGCCAGCCTGGCGCCACCGACACCGTGAGGGCATGCGACTGTGA